One genomic segment of Rhodothermales bacterium includes these proteins:
- a CDS encoding type IX secretion system plug protein domain-containing protein, whose translation MPLLSALRQPALLALALLSALAGCATTEEGTRSDEPYDVPATPGLTLSRPADFVRTIQLYRTGDEGSLPILPLSSGQTLTLEFDLLADFGEPFSVYFYHADRQWQRDLLPVEFLKTFQSDDILDYEPSLATEVRYSHYEYEFPNQNIQFLRSGNYILRVTDPGDERAVLFEQAFFVTEQAAEVDFTVRSGLGSATYFQPIARLRPPDAFDSPVYDYNVCFVRNGRIAVPRCAADPTLVGGSLFEFLLPRETAFTLEGPLYELDLSYLQPGPQVVDVSLDTSPYAVTLDLDYARFGGDLFDRDLTGRTLVSTVVQDAPGPADIGAEYVQALFRFVPQNEQPAAGPVVLTGSFNDWAVDPAYELLWNAAEGRYEAEVLIKQGRYVYQYYVDDPAERERIRRSAGLGQPNLYTAFVYLYDPSYNTDRLLAVTNILGQ comes from the coding sequence ATGCCCCTGCTCTCCGCGCTCCGCCAGCCCGCCCTCCTCGCGCTCGCCCTCCTGAGCGCGCTCGCGGGCTGCGCCACCACCGAAGAGGGGACGCGGAGCGACGAGCCGTACGACGTGCCCGCGACGCCCGGCCTCACGCTCAGCCGCCCGGCCGACTTCGTCCGCACGATCCAGCTCTACCGGACCGGCGACGAGGGCTCGCTCCCGATCCTCCCCCTCAGCTCCGGCCAGACGCTCACGCTCGAGTTCGACCTGCTGGCCGACTTCGGTGAGCCGTTCTCCGTCTACTTCTACCACGCCGACCGGCAGTGGCAGCGCGACCTGCTACCCGTCGAGTTCCTCAAGACGTTCCAGAGCGACGACATCCTCGACTACGAGCCGTCGCTCGCCACCGAAGTCCGCTACAGCCACTACGAGTACGAATTCCCCAACCAGAACATCCAGTTCCTCCGCAGCGGCAACTACATCCTCCGCGTGACGGACCCCGGCGACGAGCGGGCCGTCCTCTTCGAACAGGCGTTCTTCGTCACCGAGCAGGCCGCCGAGGTCGATTTTACGGTGCGGAGCGGGCTCGGCTCAGCGACGTACTTCCAGCCCATCGCCCGGCTCCGCCCGCCCGACGCCTTCGACAGCCCCGTCTACGACTACAACGTCTGCTTCGTCCGCAACGGCCGCATCGCCGTGCCCCGCTGCGCGGCCGACCCCACGCTCGTCGGCGGCTCCCTCTTCGAGTTCCTCCTCCCGCGTGAGACGGCGTTCACGCTCGAAGGGCCGCTCTACGAACTCGACCTCTCGTACCTCCAGCCCGGCCCGCAGGTTGTCGACGTCAGCCTCGACACGTCGCCGTACGCCGTCACGCTCGACCTCGACTACGCCCGCTTCGGCGGCGACCTCTTCGACCGCGACCTCACGGGGCGGACGCTCGTCTCGACCGTCGTGCAGGACGCGCCCGGCCCGGCCGACATCGGCGCGGAGTACGTGCAAGCGCTCTTCCGCTTCGTGCCGCAGAACGAGCAGCCGGCGGCCGGCCCGGTCGTCCTCACCGGCAGCTTCAACGATTGGGCGGTGGACCCAGCGTACGAACTGCTGTGGAACGCTGCCGAGGGTCGTTACGAGGCCGAGGTCCTCATCAAGCAGGGCCGCTACGTCTACCAGTATTACGTCGACGACCCGGCCGAGCGCGAGCGGATCCGCCGCTCCGCCGGGCTCGGGCAGCCGAACCTCTACACGGCGTTCGTCTACCTCTACGACCCCTCGTACAACACGGACCGCCTCCTCGCCGTCACGAATATCCTCGGGCAGTGA
- a CDS encoding ATP-binding protein has protein sequence MLASDAAEGPRSHVLGFIGFRVGLILYAVFVPGFWVWYRPDLIGSIDPLAWRLGLSACASLVLAGTYTSRWVRRRIVSLFTGLLYLLAGWFFPLLALNRLHHDYVIGLLLIVVSSAFGLAVMGRWERRVERLLWYLGFVFAATLASAVLVPDPQIEGAQFVATVIVIIAMAYLCARVTTSVEAQLTHSEAAARASDERFRRVFENVHDVLFEVDDRGRLTLLSPAWVRITGFGVEESLGRSFFEFIFEDDKHETYDRTQALFHRGEEVYDEVVRVRTAQGEVRWVAVRARLTYGPAGVASGAAGTLANVTDSFRVQAEQKARERAEELLRLKTSFLNNMSHELRTPLTGILGFAEVLAEEVTGEQAEFAQLIQTSATRLLGTVNSVLDLAQLEGSGLSLSPETLDVAAEVSEAVRLLCPLAEQKGIALSTCGAEATLAADMDPHALHRIVTNLVGNAIKFTDRGSVVVHVESVLGRVLVVVEDTGIGIPEGVVHRMFEPFRQASEGLARKHEGNGLGLTITKQLVELMGGVITVESEVGLGTRFIVELPVAVGQGDGAGGDRLPESGYISATDLQATHLA, from the coding sequence ATGCTCGCTTCCGACGCCGCGGAGGGGCCGCGTAGCCACGTGTTGGGTTTCATCGGCTTTCGCGTGGGGCTGATACTGTATGCCGTGTTCGTCCCCGGTTTCTGGGTGTGGTACCGGCCCGACTTGATCGGGAGCATCGATCCACTCGCCTGGCGGCTCGGGCTGTCGGCGTGCGCCAGCCTCGTCCTCGCAGGGACCTACACGAGCCGGTGGGTCCGCCGCCGCATCGTCAGTCTGTTTACGGGGCTGCTCTACCTCCTGGCGGGGTGGTTCTTCCCCCTGCTTGCGCTTAACCGGCTCCACCACGACTACGTCATCGGCCTCCTCCTCATCGTGGTCTCGTCGGCTTTCGGGCTGGCGGTGATGGGGCGGTGGGAGCGGCGGGTGGAGCGGCTGCTCTGGTACCTCGGCTTCGTGTTCGCCGCGACCCTCGCGTCGGCTGTGCTCGTGCCGGACCCGCAGATCGAAGGGGCCCAGTTCGTGGCGACCGTGATCGTGATCATCGCGATGGCCTACCTCTGCGCCCGCGTGACGACGAGTGTTGAGGCGCAGCTCACCCACAGCGAGGCCGCCGCGCGCGCCAGCGACGAGCGCTTCCGGCGGGTGTTCGAGAACGTGCACGACGTGCTCTTCGAGGTCGACGACCGAGGGCGGCTGACCCTGCTGAGTCCGGCGTGGGTGCGCATTACCGGGTTCGGCGTGGAAGAGAGCCTCGGTCGCTCGTTCTTCGAGTTCATCTTCGAGGACGACAAGCACGAGACGTACGATCGGACGCAGGCGCTCTTTCATCGGGGCGAGGAGGTCTACGACGAGGTCGTCCGCGTCCGTACGGCGCAAGGCGAGGTCCGCTGGGTGGCCGTCCGCGCCCGTCTCACCTATGGTCCTGCCGGGGTGGCGAGCGGGGCAGCCGGCACGCTCGCCAACGTCACCGACAGCTTCCGAGTGCAGGCCGAACAGAAGGCGCGCGAGCGGGCCGAGGAACTCCTCCGGCTGAAGACGTCGTTCTTGAACAACATGAGCCACGAGCTGAGGACCCCGCTTACGGGCATCCTCGGCTTCGCCGAAGTGCTCGCGGAAGAGGTGACGGGGGAGCAGGCCGAGTTCGCCCAGCTCATTCAGACCAGCGCTACGCGTCTGCTCGGTACCGTCAACTCTGTTCTGGACCTCGCGCAACTGGAGGGATCCGGGCTCAGCCTCTCCCCGGAAACGTTGGACGTGGCCGCCGAGGTTAGCGAGGCTGTCCGACTGCTGTGCCCCCTCGCCGAGCAGAAAGGGATCGCTCTCAGCACGTGCGGAGCGGAGGCCACCCTCGCGGCGGACATGGACCCCCACGCCCTGCACCGGATCGTGACGAACCTGGTCGGCAACGCCATCAAGTTCACCGATCGCGGGAGCGTTGTCGTGCACGTCGAGTCGGTACTCGGGCGGGTTCTGGTGGTCGTGGAGGACACGGGGATTGGGATTCCTGAAGGAGTGGTACACCGGATGTTCGAGCCGTTCCGGCAGGCGTCAGAGGGGCTGGCACGGAAGCACGAGGGGAACGGACTCGGGCTCACGATCACGAAACAACTGGTAGAACTGATGGGGGGCGTGATCACCGTCGAGAGCGAGGTCGGCCTGGGCACTCGCTTTATCGTCGAACTCCCGGTGGCGGTGGGGCAGGGGGACGGAGCGGGGGGTGATCGGCTGCCGGAATCGGGATACATCAGCGCGACGGATCTGCAGGCGACCCATCTCGCGTAG
- a CDS encoding DUF3078 domain-containing protein, producing the protein MPLFVFRRLFVFLGLSAFLLAAGAPASAQDEEEPLTVAEGWRSKLTGQLAFNQAAYSNWQEGGLDALAFTVGTNGRFARLMGRFKQTHDARLAFGLVKQDTLQFRKAVDVIRYAFQLQYTGTGHFQPTFATDIRTQFAAGFDYDPDPEAYPTLADRIVPGERLKVADFFAPAIWTQTVGITYDPDRWYTARLGFATKETIVLIDRLRPVYGNALDETVRVQAGLEFLAEAQKELFENVLLQSRLSLFQAFNQLDSAAPDLVFENILQLKVNDWLNTNLELVSLYDKDTIDKIQLKEVLSIGVAIRLL; encoded by the coding sequence ATGCCGCTCTTCGTCTTCCGCCGGCTCTTCGTTTTCCTCGGGCTCTCCGCCTTCCTGCTGGCTGCCGGCGCGCCGGCGAGCGCGCAGGATGAGGAGGAACCGCTAACTGTCGCCGAGGGGTGGCGCTCCAAGCTGACCGGCCAGCTCGCGTTCAACCAGGCCGCCTACAGCAACTGGCAGGAGGGCGGGCTCGACGCGCTCGCCTTCACCGTCGGCACGAACGGCCGGTTCGCCCGCCTCATGGGCCGGTTCAAGCAGACGCACGACGCCCGCCTCGCCTTCGGCCTCGTCAAGCAGGACACGCTCCAGTTCCGCAAGGCCGTCGACGTGATCCGCTACGCGTTCCAACTCCAGTACACCGGCACCGGCCACTTCCAGCCGACGTTCGCCACCGATATCCGGACGCAGTTCGCGGCGGGCTTCGACTACGACCCCGACCCGGAGGCCTACCCCACGCTCGCCGACCGCATCGTCCCCGGCGAGCGGCTGAAGGTGGCCGACTTCTTCGCCCCGGCGATCTGGACACAGACGGTGGGCATCACGTACGACCCCGACCGCTGGTACACGGCGCGGCTCGGCTTCGCCACGAAGGAGACGATTGTCCTCATCGACCGGCTGCGGCCGGTCTACGGCAACGCGCTCGACGAGACGGTCCGCGTGCAGGCCGGGCTGGAGTTCCTCGCCGAAGCCCAGAAGGAACTGTTCGAGAACGTCCTGCTCCAGTCGCGGTTGAGCCTGTTCCAGGCCTTCAACCAACTCGACAGCGCCGCGCCCGACCTCGTGTTCGAGAACATCCTCCAGCTCAAAGTCAACGACTGGCTGAACACGAACCTCGAACTCGTGTCGCTCTACGACAAGGACACGATCGACAAGATCCAGCTCAAAGAGGTGCTCTCGATCGGTGTCGCGATCCGGCTGCTGTAG
- a CDS encoding histone H1 produces MARYDDLKEFVESMERDFSQFYEKGNKAAGTRVRKGMQDLKKMAQDIRVEIQDKKSDM; encoded by the coding sequence ATGGCCCGTTACGACGATCTCAAGGAATTTGTGGAGTCCATGGAACGCGACTTCAGCCAGTTCTACGAAAAAGGCAACAAAGCCGCTGGCACCCGCGTCCGCAAAGGGATGCAGGATCTGAAGAAGATGGCCCAGGACATCCGGGTCGAGATCCAGGACAAGAAGAGCGACATGTAG
- a CDS encoding tetratricopeptide repeat protein, giving the protein MKPTHRASRSTARPTLLVAGVYALLCFALWPVPLLGLLHVESSAVVAGVGFFASGLAALALFRRGHGLWAALGRMEALLVVPWALLTLSLLWRPNCGYGQGSLLFVVFAVPSVAFAVALAFAIDATRRTWQRTAFVVVGLAVALVPVLYDLGLHPQFYTYNHVWGGVLGPIYDEELAVRPGLFWFRGLTLLWVTALVLLGLRAKERRAGRARMEGEERREGVEGEESRARTRRDDAAPSAPKPLNPQTPTLTSALLAVVVLIGTAYLFSARLGFNTPGWLIREQLGGHLATERFDIYYDPTSLSPGELQVIADAHAYRYHALREALGVDVPERIATYLYPDAATKAALTGAGLTSVAPVWLPRPQMHLLTARFDDTFAHELVHVFSREFGLPVLRASLAVGLVEGLAVALEPPEGLPGPDERVAAAARYRDAAGTLVGPLGEAVASRLSPLGFWTGRGAVSYTTAGSFVRYLYATRGAEPLRAVYATGDFERAYGVPLDTLAAEWEAAVMAAPPDAEAEALVARVFTRPSLFERRCPHYVEPWKRAYRAGLAAFAAGEPDEAAVHFEAALADAPAQPAVLSTWGWLALARGETQPVIERLHAAITEADTTGGASADAALWGRLGDAFALEGRRAEADSAYAQALTATPPYQRSARALLQTRARLDAEALGVLLGTEPAAERAERLAERNDPAAHLLAARLWAEAGDYGAARAALEAVPPRAVPEAEAERWVWLAQYAHLLGDRRDAIAFAARAAEAYDAQGAVHAAAQQRDRADALRWIVQREDPVLGLR; this is encoded by the coding sequence GTGAAGCCCACGCATCGCGCATCACGCAGCACAGCCCGACCGACGCTCCTCGTCGCCGGGGTGTACGCTCTGCTGTGTTTCGCGCTGTGGCCGGTGCCGCTGCTGGGCTTGCTCCACGTCGAGTCGAGTGCGGTCGTGGCGGGCGTCGGGTTCTTCGCGTCGGGGCTGGCGGCGCTCGCGCTGTTCCGGCGAGGGCACGGGCTGTGGGCGGCGCTTGGGCGGATGGAGGCGCTGCTCGTCGTACCGTGGGCCCTCCTCACGCTCTCGCTCCTGTGGCGGCCGAACTGCGGCTACGGCCAGGGCTCGCTCCTCTTCGTCGTCTTCGCGGTGCCGAGCGTGGCATTCGCCGTCGCGCTCGCGTTTGCGATTGATGCGACGCGAAGGACGTGGCAGCGGACCGCGTTCGTGGTGGTCGGGCTCGCCGTTGCCCTCGTGCCGGTGCTCTACGATCTCGGGCTGCACCCGCAGTTCTACACGTACAACCACGTCTGGGGCGGCGTGCTTGGCCCGATCTACGACGAGGAGCTGGCCGTGCGGCCGGGGCTGTTCTGGTTCCGCGGGCTCACGCTGCTATGGGTCACGGCGCTCGTGCTGCTCGGTCTGCGGGCGAAGGAAAGGCGGGCGGGGAGGGCGAGAATGGAAGGAGAGGAGAGGAGGGAGGGGGTGGAGGGAGAGGAGAGTAGGGCGAGGACGAGGAGGGATGACGCTGCCCCTTCCGCCCCCAAACCTCTAAACCCCCAAACCCCGACACTCACGTCGGCGCTGCTCGCCGTCGTCGTGCTCATCGGGACGGCGTACCTCTTCTCCGCGCGGCTCGGGTTCAACACGCCGGGCTGGCTGATCCGCGAGCAACTCGGCGGCCACCTCGCGACGGAGCGGTTCGATATCTACTACGACCCGACCTCGCTCTCGCCCGGCGAATTGCAGGTGATCGCTGACGCTCATGCCTATCGCTATCACGCGCTCCGCGAAGCGCTCGGCGTCGACGTGCCGGAGCGGATCGCGACGTACCTCTACCCCGACGCGGCGACGAAGGCGGCGCTCACCGGGGCCGGGCTGACGAGCGTGGCGCCGGTGTGGCTGCCGCGCCCGCAGATGCACCTGCTCACGGCCCGCTTCGACGATACGTTCGCGCACGAGCTCGTCCATGTCTTCTCGCGCGAGTTCGGGCTGCCGGTGCTCCGCGCATCGCTGGCCGTCGGGCTCGTGGAGGGGTTGGCCGTGGCGCTCGAACCGCCGGAGGGGCTGCCGGGGCCGGACGAACGCGTCGCGGCGGCGGCGCGGTACCGGGACGCGGCGGGCACGCTCGTCGGGCCGCTCGGCGAGGCCGTAGCGTCGCGCCTCTCACCGCTCGGGTTCTGGACGGGGCGTGGTGCCGTCTCGTACACCACGGCCGGCTCGTTCGTCCGCTACCTCTACGCCACGCGCGGGGCCGAGCCGCTGCGCGCCGTCTACGCCACGGGCGACTTCGAGCGGGCGTACGGCGTGCCGCTCGACACGCTCGCGGCGGAGTGGGAGGCGGCCGTGATGGCCGCGCCGCCGGATGCCGAAGCCGAGGCGCTCGTCGCCCGCGTGTTCACGCGCCCGTCGCTCTTCGAGCGGCGCTGCCCGCACTACGTGGAGCCGTGGAAGCGGGCGTACCGGGCCGGGCTCGCCGCCTTCGCCGCCGGGGAGCCCGACGAGGCGGCAGTCCACTTCGAGGCCGCCCTCGCCGACGCCCCGGCGCAGCCCGCCGTCCTCTCGACGTGGGGATGGCTCGCACTCGCGCGGGGCGAGACGCAGCCCGTCATCGAGCGGCTGCACGCGGCGATCACGGAGGCCGACACGACGGGCGGAGCGTCCGCCGACGCGGCGCTGTGGGGACGGCTCGGCGACGCATTCGCGCTCGAGGGCCGACGAGCGGAGGCGGACTCCGCCTATGCACAGGCGCTCACAGCGACGCCGCCGTACCAGCGGTCGGCGCGGGCCCTCCTCCAAACTCGTGCACGGCTCGACGCGGAGGCGCTGGGCGTTCTCCTCGGGACGGAGCCCGCGGCGGAGCGGGCAGAGCGATTGGCGGAGCGAAACGATCCGGCTGCTCACCTGCTGGCGGCGCGGCTGTGGGCGGAGGCCGGCGACTACGGCGCGGCGCGGGCCGCACTGGAAGCCGTGCCACCCCGCGCGGTGCCCGAAGCGGAGGCCGAGCGGTGGGTGTGGCTCGCACAGTACGCCCACCTCCTCGGCGACCGGCGCGACGCGATCGCGTTCGCTGCCCGCGCTGCCGAGGCGTATGACGCGCAGGGTGCGGTGCACGCCGCCGCGCAGCAGCGCGACCGCGCCGACGCGCTGCGGTGGATCGTGCAGCGTGAAGATCCGGTGCTCGGGCTGCGCTGA
- a CDS encoding zinc-dependent metalloprotease, with product MVSLRFVLLLALAFGTAFVGCSGASQVTASDAEEEEEDDKDFKPYDEVVTDSTGTDTGLFTIHVLDEGEKLLFEIPDSLMRREMLLVSRIARTADNIGYGGEEANTQTVRWERKGKNVLLRTVAYENVAADSLPIAEAVRNSNFEPVVASFAIEALNEDSTAVVIDVTKLYTTDVAPLGLPKGRREAYKVSRLDDDRSFLERAASYPENIEVRSVLTYSAAEPPSQGSTGTISLEMAHSMVLLPAVPMQPRLFDQRVGFFDLRQTDYGQEAQRAEQRRYILRWRLEPSDPEAYARGELVEPVEPIVYYIDPATPEKWRPYLKQGVEDWQPAFEAAGFKNAILAKDPPTPEEDPEFNPEDARYSVIRYFASPVQNAYGPNVHDPRSGEILESDIGWFHNIMNLLRNWYFVQTAASNPNAQKVEFSDTEMGELIRFVSAHEVGHTIGLHHNFYSSSAVPVDSLRSPTYTAKHGTAPSIMDYARFNYIAQPGDGVTRFTPDIGEYDIHAIEWGYRRFPGVDDPDAERALLNEMAQRANDDPRLRYVFQAAVATDPRAQNEDLGDDAVLAGEYGLANLRRIADRLVTWTSEEGEDYANLDELYGQVVGQWVRYMNHAGSNVGGVFIDYKTADEEGVVYEPVPADRQRRALQFVLENGLARPEWLLDTDILRRIEAAGALDRVRSAQVSILNRLVDPSRIARLLEAEAIDGGEDVYTAAAMLGDVRQGVWAELDAGAPVDPLRRNLQRGYIERLQYLMEEEPEVPDGEFIRYYVGITPVDVSQSDIRPLVRGELQDLDGEIAAALRSRGVSGDRATRLHLEDARARIEDILDGKED from the coding sequence ATGGTATCGCTTCGCTTCGTACTGCTCCTCGCCCTCGCCTTCGGCACCGCCTTCGTCGGCTGCTCGGGGGCGTCCCAAGTCACCGCGTCTGACGCTGAGGAAGAGGAAGAGGACGACAAGGACTTCAAGCCCTATGACGAGGTCGTCACCGACTCGACCGGGACCGACACCGGGCTCTTCACGATCCACGTCCTCGACGAGGGCGAGAAGCTCCTCTTCGAGATCCCCGACAGCCTGATGCGCCGCGAGATGCTGCTCGTCTCGCGTATCGCGCGGACGGCAGACAACATCGGCTACGGTGGGGAGGAGGCGAACACGCAGACCGTCCGCTGGGAGCGGAAGGGGAAGAACGTCCTCCTCCGCACCGTCGCCTACGAGAACGTCGCCGCCGACTCGCTGCCCATCGCCGAGGCCGTGCGGAATTCGAACTTCGAGCCCGTCGTCGCCAGCTTCGCGATCGAGGCGCTGAACGAGGACTCGACGGCCGTCGTGATCGACGTGACGAAGCTCTACACGACGGACGTGGCGCCGCTCGGGCTGCCGAAGGGGCGGCGCGAGGCGTACAAGGTGAGCCGGCTCGACGACGACCGGAGCTTCCTCGAACGCGCCGCGAGCTACCCCGAGAACATCGAGGTCCGCAGCGTGCTGACCTACAGCGCGGCCGAGCCGCCGTCGCAGGGCAGCACGGGCACGATCTCGCTCGAGATGGCGCACTCGATGGTGCTCCTGCCCGCCGTCCCGATGCAGCCGCGGCTCTTCGACCAGCGCGTCGGCTTCTTCGACCTCCGGCAGACCGACTACGGGCAGGAAGCACAGCGCGCCGAGCAGCGCCGCTACATCCTCCGCTGGCGGCTCGAACCGTCCGATCCCGAGGCCTATGCGCGCGGCGAACTTGTCGAGCCCGTCGAGCCCATCGTCTACTACATCGACCCGGCGACGCCGGAGAAGTGGCGGCCGTACCTCAAGCAGGGCGTCGAGGACTGGCAGCCGGCGTTCGAGGCGGCCGGCTTCAAAAACGCCATCCTCGCCAAAGACCCGCCGACGCCGGAGGAGGACCCCGAGTTCAACCCGGAAGACGCGCGCTACTCCGTCATCCGCTACTTCGCGTCGCCGGTGCAGAACGCCTACGGTCCGAACGTGCACGACCCGCGCAGCGGCGAGATCCTCGAGTCCGACATCGGCTGGTTCCACAACATCATGAACCTGCTGCGGAACTGGTACTTCGTGCAGACCGCCGCCTCGAACCCGAACGCGCAGAAGGTGGAGTTCAGTGACACCGAGATGGGCGAGCTGATCCGCTTCGTCTCCGCCCACGAGGTCGGCCATACGATCGGGCTCCACCACAACTTCTACTCGTCGAGCGCGGTCCCCGTCGATTCCCTCCGCTCGCCGACCTACACCGCGAAGCACGGCACGGCGCCGTCGATCATGGACTACGCCCGCTTCAACTACATCGCGCAGCCCGGCGACGGCGTGACGCGGTTCACCCCGGACATCGGGGAGTACGACATCCACGCGATCGAGTGGGGCTACCGCCGCTTCCCCGGCGTCGACGACCCCGACGCCGAGCGGGCGCTCCTCAACGAGATGGCGCAGCGCGCGAACGACGATCCGCGTCTGCGCTACGTCTTCCAGGCCGCCGTCGCCACCGACCCGCGCGCGCAGAACGAAGACCTCGGCGACGACGCCGTGCTCGCCGGCGAGTACGGCCTCGCCAACCTCCGCCGCATCGCCGACCGCCTCGTGACGTGGACGAGCGAGGAGGGCGAGGACTACGCGAACCTCGACGAGCTCTACGGCCAGGTCGTCGGGCAGTGGGTCCGCTACATGAACCACGCCGGGAGCAACGTCGGCGGCGTGTTCATCGACTACAAGACGGCCGACGAGGAGGGCGTGGTCTACGAGCCGGTCCCGGCCGACCGCCAGCGCCGCGCGCTCCAGTTCGTCCTCGAGAACGGGCTCGCGCGGCCCGAGTGGCTGCTCGACACCGACATCCTCCGGCGGATCGAGGCGGCCGGCGCGCTCGACCGCGTCCGCTCGGCGCAGGTCAGCATCCTGAACCGGCTGGTCGACCCGAGCCGGATCGCCCGCCTGCTCGAAGCCGAGGCCATCGATGGCGGCGAGGACGTGTACACGGCGGCGGCGATGCTCGGCGACGTGCGGCAGGGCGTGTGGGCCGAGCTCGACGCGGGCGCGCCCGTCGACCCGCTCCGCCGCAACCTCCAACGCGGCTACATCGAGCGGCTCCAGTACCTCATGGAGGAGGAGCCGGAGGTGCCCGACGGCGAGTTCATCCGCTACTACGTCGGCATCACGCCCGTCGACGTGAGCCAGTCCGACATCCGCCCGCTCGTACGCGGCGAACTGCAGGACCTCGACGGGGAGATCGCCGCCGCATTGCGGAGCCGCGGCGTCTCGGGCGACCGCGCCACGCGGCTGCACCTCGAAGACGCCCGCGCCCGCATCGAAGACATCCTCGACGGGAAGGAGGACTGA
- a CDS encoding flavodoxin domain-containing protein has translation MTRRTPPILLLVGTQTGNSERVADEVADALADAGHTSLIVDMADAVPEMLAEADRLIAVLCTWSEGTFPDNAVEFFESLVAVAPDLSGVSYGIIGLGDHLYDPYFQTAAYRLADQLDAFGARRALDHFEIDKGPSPADFEGAQAWALRCVEAFEADRAGAA, from the coding sequence ATGACACGCCGCACGCCTCCCATCCTCCTCCTCGTCGGGACCCAGACGGGCAACTCCGAGCGGGTCGCCGACGAGGTGGCCGACGCGCTCGCCGACGCGGGGCATACGTCGCTTATCGTCGACATGGCCGACGCCGTGCCGGAGATGCTGGCGGAGGCCGACCGCCTCATCGCCGTGCTCTGCACGTGGAGTGAGGGGACGTTCCCCGACAACGCCGTCGAGTTCTTCGAGTCGCTCGTCGCCGTGGCCCCCGACCTCTCCGGGGTGTCGTACGGCATCATCGGCCTCGGCGACCATCTCTACGACCCGTACTTCCAGACGGCGGCGTACCGCCTCGCCGATCAGCTCGACGCGTTCGGGGCTCGCCGCGCGCTCGACCATTTCGAGATCGACAAAGGGCCGTCTCCCGCCGACTTCGAGGGGGCGCAGGCGTGGGCGCTCCGGTGCGTCGAGGCCTTCGAAGCGGACCGGGCGGGCGCGGCGTGA
- a CDS encoding acetylglutamate kinase, producing the protein MTYVLYLDRYHLGDPLFLTGFARDVQHLGAPCVLVHGAGEAAERALEAQGRFPTFDGGVLRVESTEDRRIVARAARELNRQIVHTLNEAGVAAVGIEASGRGLLQRAEGGILAKKVTWLRDLVAQGAVPVVTALLPGPSGEAEEVNGGAVAGALALALTDSGMPAVATFLTKNGQNGLYSGDRRIDEAAMDAVTEGVVPEPEALRDGHAAGAEVTITSRSGLRSAPVLATRIRPETAKKTP; encoded by the coding sequence ATGACCTACGTCCTCTACCTCGACCGCTACCACCTCGGCGACCCGCTCTTCCTCACCGGCTTCGCCCGTGACGTGCAGCACCTCGGCGCGCCGTGCGTGCTCGTCCACGGCGCAGGGGAGGCGGCGGAGCGCGCGCTCGAAGCGCAGGGGCGATTCCCGACGTTCGACGGCGGCGTGCTCCGCGTCGAGTCGACCGAGGATCGGCGCATCGTGGCGCGGGCGGCGCGGGAGCTAAACCGGCAGATCGTCCACACGCTCAACGAGGCAGGCGTCGCGGCCGTGGGGATCGAAGCGTCGGGTCGCGGGCTCCTGCAGCGGGCCGAGGGCGGGATTCTCGCTAAAAAAGTGACGTGGCTGCGTGATCTCGTCGCGCAGGGCGCGGTGCCCGTCGTGACGGCTCTCCTTCCGGGTCCGAGCGGGGAGGCGGAGGAGGTAAACGGCGGGGCGGTGGCCGGGGCGCTCGCGCTCGCACTCACCGATTCGGGCATGCCGGCCGTCGCCACGTTCCTGACGAAAAACGGCCAGAACGGACTGTATTCGGGTGATCGGCGGATCGATGAGGCCGCGATGGACGCGGTAACGGAAGGGGTGGTGCCCGAACCAGAGGCGTTGCGCGATGGGCACGCGGCGGGGGCCGAGGTGACCATAACGAGCCGGTCGGGGTTGCGCTCGGCGCCGGTCCTGGCCACACGAATCCGCCCGGAGACGGCAAAGAAAACGCCTTAA